One part of the Oryzias melastigma strain HK-1 linkage group LG21, ASM292280v2, whole genome shotgun sequence genome encodes these proteins:
- the il17d gene encoding interleukin-17D has product MTAGSYRIRVLLLLHLAALLGANRVQKKATRARSCLDLPEEILEQMFGRLSVGVMSAFHHALQLKPQDKLNLSCPSAAGTLSASRTRLPVNLLSVSPWAYRISYDPTRYPRSIPEAYCLCKGCLIGPSGEESRQYRSSPVYAPSVILRRTGSCAGGRHSYSEIYVSIAVGCTCVPVLEKDRELQSNQSLKRGGAKARRVSAAGNKG; this is encoded by the exons ATGACAGCTGGTTCTTATCGGATCcgcgtcctgctgctgctgcacctgGCGGCGCTGCTGGGTGCGAACCGGGTCCAGAAGAAGGCCACCAGGGCCCGATCCTGTCTGGATCTTCCGGAGGAGATTCTGGAGCAGATGTTCGGACGGCTGTCCGTGGGAGTGATGAGCGCTTTCCACCACGCCCTGCAGCTGAAGCCGCAGGACAAACTCAACTTGAGCTGCCCGTCCGCGGCGGGGACCCTGAGCGCCAGCAGGACGCGCCTCCCGGTCAACCTGCTGAGCGTTTCCCCCTGGGCCTACAG GATTTCATACGACCCGACCAGATATCCTCGCTCCATCCCTGAGGCCTACTGCCTGTGCAAAGGCTGCTTGATTGGACCATCAGGAGAGGAGAGCAGGCAGTACCGCAGTAGTCCGGTTTACGCTCCGTCCGTCATCCTCAGGAGGACCGGGTCCTGTGCCGGCGGGCGCCACTCCTACTCTGAGATCTACGTCTCCATCGCTGTAGGATGCACCTGCGTTCCAGTGCTGGAGAAGGACAGAGAGCTGCAGAGCAACCAGAGCCTGAAGAGAGGAGGAGCCAAAGCCAGGAGAGTCTCTGCTGCAGGAAACAAGGGCTGA